One stretch of Streptomyces peucetius DNA includes these proteins:
- a CDS encoding phosphoglyceromutase, whose translation MADAPYKLILLRHGESEWNAKNLFTGWVDVNLTEKGEKEAVRGGELLKDAGLLPDVLHTSLQKRAIRTAQLALEAADRHWIPVHRSWRLNERHYGALQGKDKAQTLAEFGEEQFMLWRRSYDTPPPPLEDGTEFSQSDDARYQTIPSELRPRTECLKDVVQRMMPYWYDGIVPDLLTGRTVLIAAHGNSLRALVKHLDGISDADIAGLNIPTGIPLVYELDADFNPVTPGGTYLDPAAAAAAIEAVKNQGKKK comes from the coding sequence ATGGCCGACGCACCGTACAAGCTGATCCTCCTCCGCCACGGCGAGAGCGAATGGAACGCGAAGAACCTGTTCACCGGCTGGGTGGACGTCAACCTCACGGAGAAGGGCGAGAAGGAGGCAGTCCGCGGCGGTGAGCTGCTCAAGGACGCCGGTCTGCTCCCCGACGTTCTCCACACCTCGCTCCAGAAGCGCGCCATCCGCACGGCGCAGCTCGCCCTGGAGGCCGCCGACCGCCACTGGATCCCGGTCCACCGCTCCTGGCGGCTGAACGAGCGCCACTACGGCGCCCTTCAGGGCAAGGACAAGGCCCAGACGCTGGCCGAGTTCGGCGAGGAGCAGTTCATGCTCTGGCGCCGTTCGTACGACACCCCGCCGCCGCCCCTCGAGGACGGTACGGAGTTCTCGCAGTCGGACGATGCCCGCTACCAGACGATCCCCAGCGAGCTGCGCCCCCGCACCGAGTGCCTCAAGGACGTCGTCCAGCGCATGATGCCGTACTGGTACGACGGCATCGTCCCCGACCTGCTCACCGGCCGCACGGTCCTGATCGCCGCCCACGGCAACAGCCTGCGCGCCCTGGTCAAGCACCTGGACGGCATCTCCGACGCGGACATCGCCGGCCTGAACATCCCGACCGGCATCCCGCTCGTCTACGAACTCGACGCCGACTTCAACCCGGTCACCCCGGGCGGCACCTACCTCGACCCGGCCGCGGCGGCGGCGGCGATCGAGGCGGTCAAGAACCAGGGCAAGAAGAAGTAG
- a CDS encoding MDR family MFS transporter: MSIASLVRASRATVSGLPPGFWWLWTSTLVNRTGAFVLTFLSLYLTQELDYSAWYAGLVIALHGLGGVAGSPLGGMLTDRWGRRPTMISMHLAGGTCAAALAVVSSAWGIAVVVLLMGVAMQAVRPAISAMIADMVPEADLRRAYALNYWALNLGFAVAALGGGAAIFLGYRTLFVADAVATALCAVIVFMRLRETRPEARVDSAGQAVQEQRVTVLDVLKDAPFRTLVLLNLLVCLIFTAPWVGLPLTMAGEGLSADSYGMVIAVNGVVIVALQLLVNRITDKRSPAVLLTVSSLLFAAGTGATALAGTPLVFAATVVVWTLGEMVHVPTNAAATARLAPEHARGRYQGVMGMSWAVAGFVAPILAGWVVDGPGPDVLWMGCAVVGAVAAVGYTVLLRRALAEDGGPAEDEPRDAAPVPAEKAGPGEKAGSVEKAEPIEKAVEKAVEKPAEKAEPVGG, translated from the coding sequence ATGTCCATCGCTTCACTCGTCCGCGCGTCGCGCGCGACCGTGTCCGGCCTGCCACCGGGCTTCTGGTGGCTGTGGACCTCGACGCTGGTGAACCGCACAGGCGCGTTCGTCCTCACCTTCCTGTCGCTCTATCTGACGCAGGAACTCGACTACTCGGCCTGGTACGCCGGTCTCGTCATCGCGCTCCACGGACTCGGCGGCGTGGCCGGGTCGCCACTGGGCGGGATGCTCACCGACCGGTGGGGACGGCGTCCGACGATGATCTCGATGCACCTGGCCGGCGGGACGTGCGCCGCCGCGCTCGCCGTGGTGAGCAGCGCCTGGGGAATCGCGGTCGTGGTGCTGCTCATGGGCGTGGCCATGCAGGCCGTGCGGCCGGCGATCAGCGCCATGATCGCGGACATGGTGCCCGAGGCCGACCTGCGCCGGGCCTACGCGCTGAACTACTGGGCCCTCAACCTGGGCTTCGCCGTCGCCGCCCTCGGCGGTGGCGCCGCGATCTTCCTCGGCTACCGGACTCTCTTCGTCGCCGACGCCGTCGCGACGGCCCTGTGCGCCGTGATCGTCTTCATGCGGCTGCGCGAGACCCGGCCCGAGGCCCGGGTCGACAGTGCCGGCCAGGCTGTCCAGGAGCAGCGGGTCACCGTCCTCGACGTACTGAAGGACGCCCCGTTCCGGACCCTGGTGCTGCTCAACCTGCTGGTGTGCCTCATCTTCACCGCCCCGTGGGTCGGCCTGCCGCTCACCATGGCGGGCGAGGGGCTGTCGGCCGACTCGTACGGCATGGTCATCGCCGTCAACGGCGTGGTGATCGTCGCGCTGCAGCTGCTCGTCAACCGGATCACCGACAAGCGCTCCCCGGCCGTGCTGCTCACCGTCTCGTCGCTGCTCTTCGCCGCCGGCACCGGGGCGACCGCCCTGGCCGGTACGCCCCTGGTGTTCGCGGCGACCGTGGTGGTGTGGACGCTGGGTGAGATGGTGCACGTCCCGACCAATGCCGCCGCGACCGCCCGCCTCGCCCCGGAGCACGCGCGCGGCCGGTACCAGGGCGTGATGGGCATGTCCTGGGCGGTGGCCGGCTTCGTCGCCCCGATCCTGGCGGGCTGGGTCGTGGACGGGCCCGGACCGGACGTCCTGTGGATGGGCTGCGCGGTGGTCGGCGCGGTGGCCGCGGTGGGCTACACGGTCCTGCTGCGGCGGGCGCTGGCGGAGGACGGCGGGCCGGCGGAGGACGAGCCGAGGGACGCTGCGCCGGTCCCCGCCGAGAAGGCAGGGCCCGGCGAGAAGGCAGGCTCCGTCGAGAAGGCGGAGCCCATTGAGAAGGCCGTCGAGAAGGCCGTCGAGAAGCCCGCCGAGAAGGCGGAGCCCGTCGGCGGCTGA